A region from the Nanoarchaeota archaeon genome encodes:
- the serS gene encoding serine--tRNA ligase gives MLDIKLFRETPHVIISDLKKRGAKEMIPLVDEVITQDKVWRTLSKEADDAKCERNKLAEEVAKLKKEKKDANVIIEKMKKLSDKIREFDSEIAKEEEGIRTALMKFPNILHETVPAGKDDTENVEIKKWGTIPKFDFPLKSHVDIIEKLDIADLERAANVSGSRFYYLKNELVLIDYALIRFALEILAKKGFTLVEPPYMIQRKPYECVTDMSDFEKVMYKIEGEDLYLIATSEHAIGPMHMNEILDAKDLPLKYAGVSPCFRKEAGSHGKDTKGIFRVHQFNKVEMFVFSEPKDSWKIHDELLKIAEEIFQQLKIPYHVVNICVGDMGVVASKKYDIEAWMPSQNAYREVVSCSNCTDFQSRRLAVRFRKSTSDKPELVHTLNSTAIATSRAMVAIIENYQQKDGTIKVPDVLVPYMGGITIIAGKMGNNAK, from the coding sequence ATGCTTGACATAAAATTGTTCCGCGAGACGCCGCATGTTATCATAAGCGACCTGAAAAAAAGAGGCGCAAAAGAAATGATTCCTCTTGTTGATGAAGTCATCACGCAGGACAAAGTCTGGCGCACGCTTTCAAAAGAAGCAGACGATGCAAAATGCGAGCGAAACAAGCTTGCGGAGGAAGTCGCTAAATTGAAAAAGGAAAAAAAGGACGCCAATGTAATCATCGAAAAAATGAAAAAGCTCTCGGACAAAATCAGGGAATTTGATTCCGAAATCGCAAAAGAGGAAGAAGGGATTCGCACGGCTCTGATGAAATTTCCGAACATTCTTCACGAAACGGTTCCTGCCGGTAAAGACGATACCGAAAATGTCGAAATAAAGAAATGGGGCACAATCCCGAAATTCGATTTTCCGCTGAAAAGCCATGTTGACATAATTGAAAAACTCGACATTGCGGATTTGGAGCGCGCGGCAAATGTTTCCGGCTCTCGCTTTTATTACCTCAAAAACGAGCTTGTGCTCATTGATTATGCATTGATTAGATTCGCACTCGAAATACTCGCAAAAAAAGGCTTTACACTTGTAGAGCCGCCGTACATGATTCAGAGAAAGCCGTATGAATGCGTAACCGATATGTCCGACTTTGAGAAAGTGATGTATAAAATCGAAGGCGAAGACCTTTACTTAATTGCGACTTCAGAGCATGCGATCGGCCCTATGCACATGAACGAGATTCTTGATGCAAAAGACCTTCCGCTGAAATATGCGGGCGTAAGCCCCTGTTTCAGGAAGGAAGCGGGTTCGCACGGAAAAGACACAAAAGGAATTTTCCGTGTGCACCAGTTCAACAAGGTCGAGATGTTCGTATTTTCCGAGCCGAAAGATTCGTGGAAAATCCATGACGAGTTGCTGAAAATTGCAGAAGAGATATTTCAGCAGCTAAAAATTCCGTATCATGTGGTCAATATATGCGTCGGCGACATGGGCGTTGTCGCCTCGAAAAAATACGACATAGAGGCGTGGATGCCGTCGCAGAACGCATACCGCGAAGTTGTTTCATGTTCCAACTGCACTGATTTCCAGTCAAGGCGGCTTGCTGTGCGCTTTCGAAAATCAACATCAGACAAACCAGAACTTGTGCATACTTTGAATTCTACTGCGATCGCCACTTCAAGGGCGATGGTCGCAATAATCGAGAATTACCAGCAGAAAGACGGGACAATTAAAGTGCCGGATGTTCTTGTGCCGTACATGGGCGGGATAACAATCATTGCCGGCAAAATGGGAAATAATGCGAAATGA
- a CDS encoding rhomboid family intramembrane serine protease, whose product MGRITNTLILASIAASIYSWFYGADLAFSYSALLSKNYLLLITAIFAHASITHLAGNMLFLYIFGGFAERDLGAQKLLFAFFAGGILSFLLSIPVYPGAGMLGASAAIFTLAALAMLTKPMRFSLLLLAPVGVSALMYFIYNVVAISQGVVSNTAFVSHIIGFFIGIALGKFWIPDWKRSLAVAVVALVSYVMLINAILYYLKGYIFAFGF is encoded by the coding sequence ATGGGCAGAATAACGAACACACTCATACTGGCTTCAATAGCTGCCAGCATATATTCATGGTTCTACGGAGCGGATCTTGCATTCAGCTATTCCGCGCTTCTTTCAAAAAATTACCTTCTTTTGATAACTGCAATTTTTGCTCATGCAAGCATCACCCATCTTGCGGGAAATATGCTGTTTCTCTACATTTTTGGCGGATTTGCGGAGCGCGATTTAGGCGCGCAAAAGCTCTTATTTGCGTTTTTTGCAGGAGGCATTCTGTCTTTTCTCTTAAGCATTCCGGTTTATCCCGGCGCGGGAATGCTCGGGGCATCAGCTGCGATTTTCACGCTTGCTGCGCTTGCAATGCTTACAAAGCCGATGCGTTTTTCATTGCTGCTATTAGCTCCTGTCGGCGTCTCTGCGCTCATGTATTTTATCTATAACGTTGTTGCAATCTCACAGGGCGTTGTGAGCAATACTGCCTTTGTTTCGCACATCATCGGGTTTTTTATCGGAATTGCGCTTGGCAAATTCTGGATTCCTGATTGGAAAAGAAGCCTTGCAGTTGCGGTAGTCGCGCTGGTAAGTTACGTTATGCTGATAAATGCGATTTTGTACTATCTGAAGGGATATATTTTTGCCTTTGGTTTCTGA